A genomic region of Raphanus sativus cultivar WK10039 chromosome 6, ASM80110v3, whole genome shotgun sequence contains the following coding sequences:
- the LOC108812155 gene encoding probable fructokinase-1, with protein MASNGEKPLIVSFGEMLIDFVPTESGVSLAEAPGFLKAPGGAPANVAIAVSRLGGRSAFVGKLGDDEFGHMLAGILRKNGVADQGINFDTGARTALAFVTLRADGDREFMFYRNPSADMLLRPDELNLELIRSAKVFHYGSISLIVEPCRSAHLKAMEVAKEAGALLSYDPNLREPLWPSKEEAKTQIMSIWDKAEIIKVSDVELEFLTGSNKIDDETVMSLWHPNLKLLLVTLGEKGCRYYAKNFRGSVDPFHVNAVDTTGAGDSFVGALLDKIADDQSILEDEERLRKVLRFANACGAITTTKKGAIPALPSDAEVLSFLEGK; from the exons ATGGCATCCAACGGCGAGAAACCACTGATCGTCAGCTTCGGCGAGATGCTCATCGACTTCGTCCCCACCGAGTCCGGCGTCTCGCTCGCCGAGGCTCCTGGTTTCCTCAAAGCTCCCGGCGGCGCTCCGGCTAACGTCGCCATCGCCGTTTCGCGTCTCGGCGGACGATCCGCCTTCGTCGGAAAACTCGGCGACGACGAGTTCGGCCACATGTTGGCTGGGATCCTGAGGAAAAACGGCGTCGCTGATCAGGGGATCAACTTCGACACCGGAGCAAGAACCGCCTTAGCCTTCGTGACGTTACGTGCTGACGGAGATCGGGAGTTTATGTTTTACCGGAATCCTAGCGCCGATATGCTTCTCCGTCCCGATGAACTCAACCTCGAGCTCATCAGATCG GCTAAAGTGTTTCACTATGGATCAATTAGCTTAATAGTGGAACCATGTAGGTCAGCTCACTTGAAGGCCATGGAAGTTGCGAAAGAAGCAGGAGCTCTTCTTTCCTACGACCCAAACCTCAGGGAACCTCTGTGGCCATCAAAGGAAGAAGCCAAGACACAGATCATGAGCATCTGGGACAAGGCTGAGATCATCAAGGTAAGCGACGTTGAGCTCGAGTTTCTCACTGGAAGCAACAAGATCGACGATGAAACCGTAATGTCCTTGTGGCATCCCAACTTGAAGCTCTTGCTTGTCACTCTCGGTGAAAAGGGTTGTCGGTATTACGCCAAG AATTTCCGTGGATCCGTTGACCCTTTCCATGTGAACGCGGTGGATACAACCGGAGCTGGAGATTCCTTTGTTGGTGCTCTCCTAGACAAGATTGCTGATGATCAGTCCATTCTCGAG GACGAAGAGAGATTGAGAAAGGTGCTAAGATTCGCAAACGCTTGTGGAGCAATCACCACAACCAAAAAGGGAGCCATTCCTGCTCTTCCTTCAGATGCTGAAGTTCTCAGCTTTCTTgaaggaaaataa